From the genome of Bacteroidota bacterium:
TGAAATGGCGGAGTTTGTCGAAACATTTGGACAGCTTGCCCAGCCGGAATATCTTCCCTATGCATTTTTTATCGACGGCGGAGCTCTTGCAAATGAGAATGCGATGAAAACTGCATTTGATTGGAAGGTGAGAAAGAACTTTGCAAAAGGGTACACAACGGAAAAGGGACACCAAGTGATTCACTTCCGCCATTCGTTCCATGGACGAAGCGGATATACGATGTCGTTGACAAATACTGATCCGACGAAGACAAATTATTTCCCAAAATTCAAATGGCCGCGAGTTCTTAATCCTTCAATCAAATTCCCTCTGAATGAACAGAATTTGAAACAAGTGATTGAAGATGAACAAATTGCAATCAAGCAGATCAAAGAAGCGATCATCAATAATACGGATGACATAGCTGCAATCATTATCGAACCGATTCAGGCAGAAGGGGGAGATAATCATTTCCGGAAAGAATTTCTGCAGGAACTTCGGACGATTTGTGACGAGAGTGAAATCCTTCTCATATTTGATGAGGTGCAATCCGGCGTTGGTCTGACTGGAAAAATGTGGGCGCATGAATATTTTGTGAAACCAGATCTCATGTCGTTCGGCAAGAAGACACACATTTGCGGATTTATGGCAAGCCGCCGTATTGACGATATTCTTGATAATGTGTTTAGAAAAGCGAGCCGTATTAACTCAACGTTCGGCGGCAATCTTGTTGACATGGTCCGATCAAAAAGAATTTTTGAAATTATTCATGAAGATCATCTTGTAGAGAATGCCCGGATACAAGGTGAGTATCTGTTAAATCAACTGGATGGACTCACACAAGAATTTCCAAAGTTAACTTCCAATCCGCGC
Proteins encoded in this window:
- the lat gene encoding L-lysine 6-transaminase, whose protein sequence is MSATLTQAKETIASSNGKKISFTPVTIAPTDVHKTLSKHMLADGFDMVIDLKKSQGAYIYDSRYGKKFLDFFSFFGSSALGMNHPKLATPEFMEKLAYVALNKPSNSDVYSVEMAEFVETFGQLAQPEYLPYAFFIDGGALANENAMKTAFDWKVRKNFAKGYTTEKGHQVIHFRHSFHGRSGYTMSLTNTDPTKTNYFPKFKWPRVLNPSIKFPLNEQNLKQVIEDEQIAIKQIKEAIINNTDDIAAIIIEPIQAEGGDNHFRKEFLQELRTICDESEILLIFDEVQSGVGLTGKMWAHEYFVKPDLMSFGKKTHICGFMASRRIDDILDNVFRKASRINSTFGGNLVDMVRSKRIFEIIHEDHLVENARIQGEYLLNQLDGLTQEFPKLTSNPRGKGLMCAFDLDTAQNRNQLIDKAYEEGLILIGCGDRSIRFRTPLTIKQEELNEGLEIIKNALKELNVGEL